GTAATCTTGCGTCACTTGCGCGTTCGCCGCGGCGATCCCGAAGGCGGGCAAGGTTCGGACAACATTGGCGGCAATCCCGAGCGAGACATCATCGTGGACCATTGTTCGGTGAGCTGGGGACGCGATGAAGGGATCTCTCTCTACCGCAACATGCGGGAGATGCCGGACGGTAGCTCAATCAAGTATCCAGTCGAGAACCTGACTATCCAATATGTGGTATCAAGCGAAGCGCTCGGCCCAGGACACGAGTTCGCCGGTACTTGGGGCGGGAAGAATTCCACCTTTCACCACAATCTCTTGGCCTGCAACACTGGTCGTAATCCGTCGATCGGCATGTCCGGAGGTTTCGACTACCGGAACAATGTCATCTTCAACTGGGCCCATCGTACCATGGATGGCGGCGACGAGACTTCGGAAATCAACGTCATCAACAACTACTACAAACCCGGTCCCGCTTCGAAGGATAACATGATCGATACGATCGCTCGCGTAGGTCCCGGCGTTCGCAACATGTACTCGCCTGGAAGCGCTTGGAAGGATGGCGACTGGTATCCCATGGCTGAGAAGCGTCCCGGCAAGTGGTACGTGGCCGGAAACATTATGGAAGGCAGCGAGAAGGTGACTGAGGACAACTGGCGTGGTATGCAAGTCGACGCTGAGCTCGAGCGTCTTGCCCGCGTGAATACTCCTTTTGTTGGTTGGCCGGTGAAACAGGAAACGGCTGAGGAAGCCTTCGAGTCGGTGTTGGCTAAAGTGGGGGCGACCTTGCCTCGCCGCGATGCGGTCGACGCTCGCGTGGTGGAAATGGTCCGCACTGGCGAAGTTTCCGTTCGCGATGGGATTCTCCGCAATCCGGACGAAGTTGGAGGATATCCCGAATTGACTTTCAATGCCAAGAAGGTGCCTGCCGACCGTGATGGCGACGGCATGCCGGACGCTTGGGAAAAGAAGAATGGGCTCGATCCCAAGGACGCTTCCGATGGAGCGGCCGACGCGGATGGAGACCACTATACCAATTTAGAAGAGTTCCTCAACGGGACCGATCCGAACGAGTTCATCGACTACCTGAACCTCGGGAACAACACGGATACGATCAGTTAACATTTCATAGTTAGAGTATGGTTCGTAATGGGCGTCGGCTGTGGGGGTCGGCGCCTTTTCGTATCTGAATCCAAGGATTGGATACGGTCGGCTCGGGTCGAAGCTGCTGAGTTTGCCACCTGCGAAGCGGATTGCATTTTGCAAAATAGGCTTGCTCTTTTGCGCTCTAAGGTTCTCTAGTCTTCACGTTTTTATGAATACACTCTCACAGTTCGGACTCGCCCTTTGCTCGCAGCATCGCCTGCGTAATTGGACGGCTGTGGGTAACTCTATGTCTGAGAAAGATATGGGTAAAACCGATCCGTTGGAGACCATCAGTAGGAGTGTATTATAGAAAACGCTAGAAACGTAGATTCTATACCGGCCAACAAAGCCCCTGCTGATTAGTGTATCAGCAGGGGCTTTGTGGTTTTGGGGAGGATCGCAAAGCGAAAGAGAAAATGAATGCCATAAGCAATAGCCCAAGCTCCTTGATAAGTGAGATCAGATCGATGCCTCGACCTGTTTTCGTGTTAATCGTGGGTATGTTCGTGAATCGCCTCGGGTCCTTCGTGTACCCGTTTCTTTCTCTGTATCTGAAGGACCGCTCTTTTGAATTCTCAGAGATCAGCCTCGTGATCGGATCGCTGGCGGTGGGCAACTTCTTTGGGCCTATGGCGGGCGGCTATATGGCGGACGCTTTCGGTCGCCGGAACGCCTTGGTCATATCCCTCTTGTCGACAGCGTTTCTGTTGCTGGCCCTGTATTGGGCGGACGACTACGTGACCTTGTTGGTGGTAGGCTTTTGCTATGGTTTCTCGGTTTCGACTTTTTTCCCGCCTGCCAATGCATTGCTCAGCGACTTGGTGGAGGAAGATAAGCGAGCGACTGCCTTTGCCTTGTTTCGCTTGGCAATTAACTTGGGCTTTGCTCTCGGGCCGACCTTGGCAGGCATATTGTACGCGATCTCTCCGATGTGGATTTTCGTTGGCGATGCCGCTACGACCGCGGCCTTTGGGCTGCTCGCTTGGGTTTCCTTGCCGCATGGCTTGAGGACGATCAGCGGCAAGGTCGGTTCGGCGAGCGTCGTGTGGAAGAGCTGGCGGGAAGCTATCGTGGATGCATGGGGGAACGTGTCCTTCCGTCGCTTTATCTTTGCGTCCTTTCTGATGGGAGCCGCGTTCACCCAGGTCTTTTCCTTGCTGTCTATCACTTCCACGGATCGCGGATTGAGCACGTTCAGCTACGGTTTAGTGATGGGGCTCAATGGATTGCTGATAGCTATGGTGGAGCTGCCTTTGACGCATCGCATCAAACGCTTCGCTCCGCGTAAGGTATTGTCTTTGGGCTACACCCTTATGGCTCTCGGCAGCGCGGGCTTTGCGTTTTCCGAATCGATTACCGGTTTCCTGCTGGCGATGAGCTTGTTCACCATGGGCGAGATCGTGGCCTTGCCGGTTGGCATGTCGTATAGCGCGGCCTTGTCGCCCGAGGCTTTGCGGGGCCGGTATTTCGGAATCCGAGGAATGACTTGGGCGGCGAGTACCCTGTTTTCCAGTTTGGGCGTTTCTTTCTACGGTGCGATCGGCTTCGACTGGTGGCTGATTATAGCCTGCCTGCCGTTGGCCGGTGCCGTTTACATTTTAAGGAACGAGCCGCTCAAGAAACCTTTGAATTGAGGTTTTCGGAAATTTGGCGGGCCATAGGACGGGGGATGTCCGTGGCCCTGCCTTAGGATGGGCGAGTGTTGGTCGATCCGGGCGAGAAAACTTTTTTTGGAAGGCAAATTCCTGAGGCTGAGGCGCCTAGCGATTTGGGGAAATTGGCGGGGCGCGGGGGCGTTGACGAGGCGGTCGCGGCGCCCTGGAATAGGGGTATGGCGACCGCTGGTAGAGAGAGCGAGTCGACCGGTCTGGAGGAAGCCCTTGATGGGCTGGGAGTTGAGCGCGTGGCGCCGACTGAATCGAAAATCCTAGGGACTGGTGTCGACTCTTTGGACGAAGCCCTGGAGGGGGGCTTGCGCTCTGGCTTGCTCACGGAAGTGGCCGAATCGGCGGTGAGTTGCGGGGTTCAAGCCTTGCTGCTTTCGCTCTTGGCGGGCATGCGGCGAGCCCAGCAATTTGCGGCTTTGGTCGATGGAGCGGATCGCTTCGACCCGCAGTCCGCTCACCCGGAATTGCTGGAGCATCTGCTGTGGGCGAGGTGCCATTCCGCGGGAGAGGCGATGAAGGTGGCGGACGCGTTGTTGCGGGATGAGAATCTGGGGATGGTCTTGCTCGATTTGCGAGGCTGCGAGGATCGCGAGTTGCGGCGAGTGAAGTCCGCGGACTGGTATCGGCTGCAGCGTTTGGCGGAGCGTTCGAGCTCCTTTTTCTGCGTTTTCACCCCGCGTCCTATGATTCCGAGCGCCCAAGTGAGGACTCGGCTGGATCGGCAGTTCGGGATCGAATCCATGGATGCTTCGCTAGGCGAGCTATGCGGAGGAATCGGTTTCGAGGTTTTGCGCAAGCGTATGCGGGAGCGAGACGGTTTTGCCCAGCTCGTGAGGAAGCGGGCTTAGGAGGCGTGTGGCATGTATGCTGTTTTCCAAATTCCACGCCTGGCGTTGCAGGCTGTTTTAAGGGCTCCAGATTTGTCGGCGGCTGGTGGGGCTGCGACTTCTTTGCAGAGTGATCTTCCGCCTGTCGTTGTGGTAGATCCTCAGGCCCGTAAGCCGGCAGTTTTGGAAATGACGAAAGCGGCGGAGCGGGAAGGAGTGCTGATCGGGCTTTCGGTTCCGCAGGCTTTGGCCCGCTGCTCGGAGTTGAGCGTGCTGCACCGCTCCCTCCAGGCGGAGAAGAGCGTGGGGGAACTTCTCTTTTCCATGGCGTATTCATTGTCGCCGCGAGTGGAGCGAGATTCTTGCGGCGAAGTCTTAGTGGACCTGCGGGGAACGAAGCAGGCGAAGTCGCTTAAACGCTGCGAGGAAATCTTAACGGAACTGGCGGAAGCGAGGCTGCAGGCGGGAGTCGGCGTAGCGGAGAGTTGCGTAGTGGCGGCTTTGGCATCACGTGCCACGGTAGCAGGCGGATTGTTGGTAGGGGGCGAGGAGCGCGAGCTTCCGCCGATCGGCATGTTTCGCTATGCGCCGCTGGAGCGTTTTATGGATGACATGCCGATTCGAAACGTGGGTGGATCGGATGCGTTGTTAGATGTCCTACAGAAATGGGGAGTGCATACGGTCGGAGCCTTTTCGAAGCTTAAGCGTTCCGCGGTGGGGGCACGGCTCGGCGTGGAAGGCTTGGCACTATGGGATCGGGTGACGGGCCGCGAACGACGTATCGTCGCTGTAGCGGAGTTGCCTCCGGAATTCGAAGAGTCGTGGGAGTTTGAATACGATGTCGATTCGGTTGATCCCTTGCTTTTCTTGCTGAATCGATTTTTGGATACGCTTTCGGCCCGAATGCGGGCGACATGCAAGGTTGCGACCTTTGCTCGTGTCGAGCTCCGCTTGGCTTATGGCAGTCCGATCGTTCTGGAACAGAAACTTCCCGAACCGACGAGCGATGGGAAGGCCTTGTTCGCCCTGCTTTCGGCTCGCTTGGAGCAAGTCGAAGCAGAGTCTCCGGTCGCGAGTATGCGGCTTGTTTTGCAGACGCAGGATTTTCGCGAGCGGCAGCTCGGGATCTTCGAGAGCAGTTTGAAAAATCCATACCGTTTTACCCAAACCTTGTCGCAGATCGCTGGCATAGTCGGAGAGGATCGCGTGGG
This region of Pelagicoccus albus genomic DNA includes:
- a CDS encoding pectate lyase family protein; translated protein: MKQVPPLKTLGAGMLRSFANFSKLALLPCLATSGLFATANAAEPGQIPPHPVRMDKVIPAFPGAWGGGMFTSGGRGGEAIAVTNLNDSGPGSLREAIEAEGPRTIVFRVAGTIQLESNLDIDNPDITIAGQSAPGDGICIANHSLNINTHNVILRHLRVRRGDPEGGQGSDNIGGNPERDIIVDHCSVSWGRDEGISLYRNMREMPDGSSIKYPVENLTIQYVVSSEALGPGHEFAGTWGGKNSTFHHNLLACNTGRNPSIGMSGGFDYRNNVIFNWAHRTMDGGDETSEINVINNYYKPGPASKDNMIDTIARVGPGVRNMYSPGSAWKDGDWYPMAEKRPGKWYVAGNIMEGSEKVTEDNWRGMQVDAELERLARVNTPFVGWPVKQETAEEAFESVLAKVGATLPRRDAVDARVVEMVRTGEVSVRDGILRNPDEVGGYPELTFNAKKVPADRDGDGMPDAWEKKNGLDPKDASDGAADADGDHYTNLEEFLNGTDPNEFIDYLNLGNNTDTIS
- a CDS encoding MFS transporter; translated protein: MPRPVFVLIVGMFVNRLGSFVYPFLSLYLKDRSFEFSEISLVIGSLAVGNFFGPMAGGYMADAFGRRNALVISLLSTAFLLLALYWADDYVTLLVVGFCYGFSVSTFFPPANALLSDLVEEDKRATAFALFRLAINLGFALGPTLAGILYAISPMWIFVGDAATTAAFGLLAWVSLPHGLRTISGKVGSASVVWKSWREAIVDAWGNVSFRRFIFASFLMGAAFTQVFSLLSITSTDRGLSTFSYGLVMGLNGLLIAMVELPLTHRIKRFAPRKVLSLGYTLMALGSAGFAFSESITGFLLAMSLFTMGEIVALPVGMSYSAALSPEALRGRYFGIRGMTWAASTLFSSLGVSFYGAIGFDWWLIIACLPLAGAVYILRNEPLKKPLN
- a CDS encoding DNA polymerase Y family protein — its product is MYAVFQIPRLALQAVLRAPDLSAAGGAATSLQSDLPPVVVVDPQARKPAVLEMTKAAEREGVLIGLSVPQALARCSELSVLHRSLQAEKSVGELLFSMAYSLSPRVERDSCGEVLVDLRGTKQAKSLKRCEEILTELAEARLQAGVGVAESCVVAALASRATVAGGLLVGGEERELPPIGMFRYAPLERFMDDMPIRNVGGSDALLDVLQKWGVHTVGAFSKLKRSAVGARLGVEGLALWDRVTGRERRIVAVAELPPEFEESWEFEYDVDSVDPLLFLLNRFLDTLSARMRATCKVATFARVELRLAYGSPIVLEQKLPEPTSDGKALFALLSARLEQVEAESPVASMRLVLQTQDFRERQLGIFESSLKNPYRFTQTLSQIAGIVGEDRVGRPVLEKDGRPDGFRLEELPAAVPPLGEELSAARLFGMPLRRFRPSRPAAIEFQGRAPIWVQCEGVSGFVKAARGPWMHSGHWWEDKGRWNRVEWDVELNKGGLYRIVKDEIGWNVEGEY